The Solibacillus sp. FSL R7-0682 genome includes a window with the following:
- the cbpA gene encoding cyclic di-AMP binding protein CbpA produces MKKTDVVFVKETDAISDVLEKLNTSGYRCIPVLDEAGEKFVGNIYKVEVLAYMLKNGDMTTSVKGLTEEHEAFIHENSSFFEVFQSIKQLPYLAVVDTNGDFSGILPHSKVFELLEEAWGYKTGSCALTIALPDTDGILIKVLTAVKKIWQLHCVFSLDDDTTYLRRVIITLRKGATESTVHEIEAALKKNGARIIDIEVFDKENF; encoded by the coding sequence ATGAAGAAAACGGATGTTGTTTTCGTTAAAGAGACTGACGCCATTTCAGATGTACTCGAAAAATTAAATACGAGTGGCTATCGTTGTATTCCGGTATTAGACGAAGCAGGAGAAAAATTTGTTGGTAATATATACAAAGTAGAAGTTTTGGCTTATATGTTAAAAAACGGGGATATGACTACATCCGTTAAAGGATTAACAGAGGAACATGAGGCATTCATTCATGAAAACAGCTCATTTTTTGAAGTATTTCAATCAATCAAGCAGTTGCCATATTTAGCAGTTGTAGATACGAACGGTGATTTTTCTGGTATTTTACCACATTCAAAAGTTTTTGAGCTTCTGGAGGAAGCGTGGGGTTATAAAACAGGCAGCTGTGCTTTGACAATTGCTCTACCAGATACGGATGGTATTTTGATTAAAGTGCTTACAGCAGTAAAAAAGATTTGGCAGTTACACTGTGTATTCTCTCTAGATGATGACACGACTTATTTACGACGCGTAATTATTACGTTACGAAAAGGGGCAACGGAATCAACTGTACATGAAATTGAAGCTGCCCTAAAAAAGAACGGTGCACGTATTATTGATATTGAAGTGTTTGATAAAGAAAATTTCTAA
- a CDS encoding DUF2621 domain-containing protein, with translation MLHIYKKEVKIVGLEGWFLWFILFWVVVLISLMGIGGFFMFRKFLKALPKADGKSDLDWQNIYLDKTIHLWGDEEKVLLAELVSPVPELFRQVAKEKIAGKIGELAIEEHATKINLDLIIRGYIIASPKRDHKFLRKKLNQMEIDTSPYEHLLDV, from the coding sequence ATGTTACATATCTACAAAAAAGAGGTGAAAATTGTGGGCTTAGAAGGCTGGTTTTTATGGTTTATCTTATTTTGGGTAGTTGTACTTATTTCGCTCATGGGCATCGGAGGCTTCTTCATGTTCCGCAAATTTTTAAAAGCGCTTCCGAAAGCGGATGGTAAGTCGGATTTAGACTGGCAAAATATTTATTTAGATAAAACGATTCATTTATGGGGCGATGAAGAAAAAGTATTGCTTGCAGAATTAGTAAGTCCGGTACCTGAACTCTTTCGTCAAGTAGCCAAGGAGAAAATTGCAGGTAAAATTGGCGAGTTAGCCATAGAGGAACATGCAACTAAAATTAATCTGGATTTAATTATACGTGGTTACATAATTGCTTCACCAAAGCGCGATCACAAATTTTTGCGTAAAAAATTAAATCAAATGGAAATTGATACATCTCCGTATGAGCATTTACTGGACGTATAA
- a CDS encoding cytochrome c biogenesis CcdA family protein, with amino-acid sequence MNTDINIFLAFGAGFLSFVSPCTLPLYPAFLSYITGMTLDELKNERGMMQKRAILHTLFFLLGFSIIFIAIGFGTSIAESFFIQYQQLLRQVGAILIVVFGLMIVGLLQIDFLMKDRKFMFKNRPSGYFGSVLIGLAFAAGWTPCTGPILMAIITLGGTNPDSAIWYMLAYFLGFAIPFFILSFFISRMTWIRKNSQLIIKVGGYIMIAVGVLLFFDGLTYIISIFTGIFGGFTGF; translated from the coding sequence ATGAATACAGACATAAATATCTTTTTGGCATTCGGTGCGGGCTTTTTAAGCTTTGTGTCACCCTGCACCTTGCCTCTTTATCCAGCCTTCTTATCTTATATAACTGGAATGACGTTAGATGAGCTTAAAAATGAACGAGGTATGATGCAAAAACGCGCTATTTTACATACTCTATTTTTCTTACTCGGATTTTCAATCATTTTCATTGCCATTGGTTTTGGAACTTCGATAGCCGAGTCATTTTTTATTCAGTATCAACAGTTATTACGACAAGTAGGTGCCATCTTAATTGTTGTTTTTGGTTTGATGATCGTAGGGCTATTACAAATTGACTTTTTAATGAAGGACCGAAAATTTATGTTTAAAAATCGGCCATCGGGCTATTTTGGTTCGGTATTAATCGGTCTTGCTTTTGCAGCTGGCTGGACACCGTGTACAGGTCCAATTTTAATGGCCATAATTACACTTGGTGGGACAAATCCAGATTCAGCGATTTGGTATATGCTTGCTTACTTTTTAGGCTTTGCAATTCCATTTTTCATCCTGTCATTCTTCATTTCTCGAATGACATGGATTCGAAAAAATAGCCAATTGATTATCAAAGTAGGCGGTTATATTATGATCGCGGTAGGTGTTTTACTATTCTTTGATGGGTTAACGTACATTATTTCAATCTTTACAGGGATTTTTGGTGGATTTACTGGTTTCTAA
- a CDS encoding catalase, whose translation MKNNKKQEQLEQFKVNDNGQPLTTNQGVKINDDEHSLKAGERGPTLLEDFHFREKMTHFDHERIPERIVHARGTAAHGVFESYDDFSDITMANFLSEKGKQTPVFVRYSTVAGSRGSADSVRDARGFATKFYTDEGNYDLVANNIPVFFIQDAIKFPDIIHALKPEPHNEIPQAQSAHDTFWDFVANNQESAHMVMWAMSDRAIPRSFRMMEGFGVNTFRFVNAQGEAHFVKFHWKPVLGLQSFVWDEAQKIAGKDPDFHRRDLYDNIEEGNYPQFELCVQLIKQEDEHAFDFDVLDPTKLWPEEIVPLRKLGVMTLNRNVDNFFAETEQVAFHPGHVVRGIDFTNDPLLQGRLFSYTDTQLIRLGGPNFHELPINRPVCPFFNNQRDGYSRQTINTTRITYHKNSMQNNTPYEVPAEQGGYKHYEEKVEGRKVRARSESFKDHFSQARMFWKSLSPIEQEHILKAFSFELGKVESIHVRQQVVDMFANVSRTLAETVAKNIGVAPPDPSIQPVETSTISPALSIYHKPVLFSKSKKVGIIAANNDPIDSIKNQLEAEGITVEIISDKQGEIMGQKIDQTLDTTSPVLYDGLYIFSKFEDDIANRKADMFIDEAYNHYKPIGFENSGIMNDSYSGHPGIETNVAEFLQALKVGRHFDRPLAIG comes from the coding sequence TTGAAAAATAATAAAAAGCAAGAACAATTAGAGCAGTTTAAAGTGAATGATAATGGACAACCATTGACAACTAATCAAGGCGTAAAAATTAATGATGATGAACATTCATTAAAGGCGGGTGAACGAGGTCCAACCTTATTGGAGGATTTTCATTTTCGCGAAAAAATGACACATTTCGACCATGAGCGTATTCCGGAGCGTATTGTACATGCACGTGGTACTGCAGCTCACGGTGTTTTTGAAAGTTATGATGATTTTAGTGATATAACGATGGCGAACTTTTTAAGTGAAAAGGGGAAGCAAACACCTGTATTTGTTAGGTATTCAACCGTTGCAGGATCACGTGGTTCCGCTGATAGTGTACGAGATGCACGTGGTTTTGCGACAAAGTTTTATACAGATGAAGGGAACTATGACTTAGTCGCAAATAACATTCCTGTATTCTTTATTCAAGATGCAATTAAATTCCCTGATATTATTCATGCATTAAAGCCAGAGCCGCATAATGAAATACCACAAGCTCAGAGTGCACACGATACTTTTTGGGACTTTGTAGCGAACAATCAGGAATCGGCACATATGGTTATGTGGGCAATGTCTGATCGAGCTATTCCAAGAAGTTTTCGCATGATGGAAGGCTTTGGTGTTAATACATTTCGTTTTGTCAATGCACAGGGAGAAGCACACTTTGTAAAATTCCATTGGAAACCAGTTTTAGGTTTACAATCTTTTGTCTGGGATGAAGCGCAAAAAATAGCAGGTAAAGATCCCGACTTCCATCGTCGAGATTTATATGACAATATTGAAGAAGGTAATTATCCTCAGTTCGAGCTATGTGTTCAGCTTATTAAGCAAGAAGATGAACATGCGTTTGATTTTGATGTATTAGATCCTACGAAACTATGGCCAGAGGAAATTGTTCCATTACGTAAGCTAGGAGTGATGACATTAAATCGGAATGTAGACAACTTCTTTGCCGAAACTGAACAAGTAGCCTTCCATCCAGGACATGTTGTACGAGGGATTGACTTTACGAATGATCCATTATTACAAGGGCGTCTTTTTTCTTACACAGATACTCAGTTGATTCGATTAGGTGGTCCGAACTTCCATGAGCTGCCAATAAATCGACCTGTTTGCCCATTCTTTAATAATCAACGAGATGGTTATTCACGCCAAACGATCAATACGACACGTATTACGTACCATAAAAACTCGATGCAAAATAACACCCCATATGAAGTACCAGCTGAACAAGGGGGCTACAAACATTATGAGGAGAAGGTTGAAGGACGTAAAGTACGTGCCCGCAGTGAATCCTTTAAGGATCATTTTAGCCAGGCACGCATGTTTTGGAAGAGCCTTTCACCAATCGAGCAGGAGCATATTTTAAAAGCATTTAGCTTTGAATTAGGAAAAGTAGAAAGTATTCATGTGCGCCAACAGGTCGTTGATATGTTTGCAAATGTGAGTAGAACTTTAGCCGAGACGGTGGCGAAAAATATTGGTGTAGCACCTCCAGATCCGTCAATTCAACCAGTTGAAACATCTACAATTTCTCCAGCACTAAGCATTTACCATAAGCCTGTATTATTCTCAAAATCTAAAAAGGTGGGAATTATTGCAGCAAATAATGATCCAATTGATTCTATAAAGAATCAATTGGAAGCGGAAGGCATTACAGTTGAAATTATTAGCGATAAGCAAGGCGAAATAATGGGACAAAAAATTGATCAAACGCTTGATACAACGTCTCCAGTATTATATGATGGTCTGTATATTTTCTCTAAATTTGAGGATGATATCGCCAATCGTAAAGCCGATATGTTTATTGATGAGGCATACAACCATTATAAGCCAATTGGGTTTGAAAATTCGGGTATTATGAACGATAGCTATAGCGGGCACCCTGGGATAGAGACGAATGTGGCAGAATTTCTCCAAGCTTTAAAAGTAGGGCGCCACTTTGATCGTCCCCTTGCGATTGGTTAA
- a CDS encoding DUF1659 domain-containing protein, with protein sequence MNEFSFLSATMTVFYQTGFDEFNEPIIKSATYRNLADNVTATQIEAVAQALVRLTDYNYIESVKTQKDIVTK encoded by the coding sequence ATGAATGAATTCTCGTTTTTATCAGCAACGATGACGGTGTTCTATCAAACTGGCTTTGATGAATTTAATGAGCCGATCATTAAAAGTGCAACCTATCGTAACCTTGCTGATAACGTAACAGCTACTCAAATTGAAGCTGTAGCACAAGCACTTGTTCGTTTAACAGACTACAATTATATTGAATCTGTGAAAACGCAAAAAGACATTGTTACGAAGTAA
- a CDS encoding CcdC family protein codes for MFDNIPSQYLLIGSTIMAIFMGSFAMFIRLRAQKKPVTAKKIMIPPFAMSTGALMFIFEEFRVGPLQILEAVGIGLLFSVVLIATSKFEIRDDAIYMKQSKAFPFILIGLLILRIILKLVFSDSFNIGELGGMFFLLAFAMILPWRIGMLIKFKKLQKTYSGA; via the coding sequence ATGTTTGACAATATACCTTCTCAATATTTATTAATAGGTTCGACAATTATGGCAATTTTTATGGGTTCGTTTGCCATGTTTATACGGCTACGGGCGCAAAAAAAGCCTGTCACAGCCAAGAAAATAATGATTCCACCCTTTGCGATGTCAACGGGTGCGCTCATGTTTATTTTTGAAGAATTCCGAGTCGGCCCATTACAAATACTTGAGGCGGTTGGAATAGGACTATTATTCTCGGTCGTCTTAATTGCAACATCAAAATTTGAAATTAGAGATGACGCCATCTATATGAAGCAATCGAAGGCATTTCCATTTATCTTAATCGGATTATTAATTTTACGAATCATCTTGAAATTAGTTTTCTCAGATAGTTTTAATATCGGGGAACTTGGAGGAATGTTCTTCTTATTAGCATTTGCAATGATTTTACCATGGCGTATCGGAATGCTTATTAAATTTAAAAAGCTACAAAAAACCTATAGTGGTGCATAA